CCTGGTGTCCGATTCGTCCGCGCCGGTGATGGAGTGTTCAATGGCGGGCGGGATCAGCTGACGGAGCGTTTGGACTGCGTTGAAGAGGCCGGCAGGGGTTGTTGCCGTGAGGCGTGCACGGTCGACGGTGACCATCAGCTGGTACGCTTCCGGACCGCCGTCGAGCGTTTCCATGAAGTCCAGGGAGATGTCGCCCGCATTCGGCGTCTCGACGATGGGGAGAGCGAAACCTGTGCCGCGGCGAAGCAGCACAGCCAGTTGCTCTGCGACCGGGACGGCAGCTTGGCCCGCCGCGATCCGGGCAGTGGGTGCAAGCGTGAAGGCCTGACCGTCCGAGGGTGCGATGTGCGCGGGGCGGGGGATCAGGTTATCCGTGGTGTTCATGCAGTTCTTTCTGCGGAAAGGTTAACGCGAGAGCGGCCCGACCGGGAAGGGTCGGGCCGCTGTCACACTGCGGATTTTTGCCGGTGGATTAGTCGCCCAGGCGGAGTCCGGTCTTGGTGTCGAACAGGTGCACGTGGCCGGACTGCGGACGAACGAAGATGGACTCGCCCTTCATCGGGGGGCGGCGACCGTCAACGCGGGCAACGATGTCGTGGCTCTTGCCATCCAGGATGGTGTGGCCGTAGACGTAGGCATCGGCGCCGAGTTCTTCGACGACGTCAACCTCAACCTGCAGGCCTTCGCCGTTGCCGACCGTCTCGAGGTCTTCCGGACGTGAACCAACGGTAACCGTCTGTCCGTGTGCTTCTTCGAGGACGTCGCGCTTGACCGGGTAAACCGTGCCACCGAACTGGACGCCGCCGTCGACGACCGGCAGTTCCAGCAGGTTCATGGCAGGGGAGCCGATGAAGCCTGCAACGAAGACGTTCTGCGGGCGGTCGTACAGGTTGCGCGGGGTGTCAACCTGCTGGAGGAGACCGTCCTTGAGCACTGCCACGCGGTCACCCATGGTCATGGCCTCAACCTGGTCGTGCGTCACGTAAACCGTGGTGACGCCGAGGCGGCGGGTCAGGGATGCGATCTGCGTACGGGTCTGGACACGGAGCTTGGCGTCGAGGTTGGACAGCGGCTCGTCCATGAGGAAGACCTGGGGGTTACGGACGATTGCACGGCCCATGGCAACACGCTGGCGCTGACCACCGGAGAGTGCCTTCGGCTTGCGGTCCAGGTATGCCTCAAGGTCAAGAAGCTTGGCGGCTTCGCGAACACGCTCGGCGCGCTCTTCCTTGGAGACGCCTGCAATCTTCAGTGCGAAGCCCATGTTGTCCGCAACAGTCATGTGCGGGTAAAGAGCGTAGTTCTGGAAGACCATTGCGATGTCGCGGTCCTTCGGCGGAACATCCGTGACGTCG
This genomic stretch from Micrococcaceae bacterium Sec5.1 harbors:
- the ugpC gene encoding sn-glycerol-3-phosphate ABC transporter ATP-binding protein UgpC codes for the protein MATVTFDNATRLYPGTDKPAVDKLNIDIADGEFLVLVGPSGCGKSTSLRMLAGLEDVNAGRILIGDRDVTDVPPKDRDIAMVFQNYALYPHMTVADNMGFALKIAGVSKEERAERVREAAKLLDLEAYLDRKPKALSGGQRQRVAMGRAIVRNPQVFLMDEPLSNLDAKLRVQTRTQIASLTRRLGVTTVYVTHDQVEAMTMGDRVAVLKDGLLQQVDTPRNLYDRPQNVFVAGFIGSPAMNLLELPVVDGGVQFGGTVYPVKRDVLEEAHGQTVTVGSRPEDLETVGNGEGLQVEVDVVEELGADAYVYGHTILDGKSHDIVARVDGRRPPMKGESIFVRPQSGHVHLFDTKTGLRLGD